In Piliocolobus tephrosceles isolate RC106 chromosome 10, ASM277652v3, whole genome shotgun sequence, a single window of DNA contains:
- the RESF1 gene encoding retroelement silencing factor 1 — protein sequence MNWNEKPKSATLPSLYPKSQPPFLHQSLINQITATPQSSFSYPGSNQEACMYPSNSNLVSQPLLNIQNYPQQISVSDVHNGTVVASHTSVERITYANVNGPKQLTHNLQMSSGVTQNVWLNSPMRNPVHSHIGATVSHQTDFGTNAPNMPALQSQLVTSDTYSMQMQMIPSNPTRFPVAYQGNQGPNQSFSEQQVDWTQQCISKGLTYPDYRPPPKLYRYSPQSFLQDSTIQKQNFMPRTSLQVKNSQLPNSVLTLPSKQTAAVPSQQYATQTDKRPPPPPYNCRYISQPLQSTQHVTKHLSTEVPQSREMLSSEIRSSFQQQWQNPNENVSTIGNFTNLKVNTTSKQPLNDPIRSSVDGVQTLAQTNEEKMDSCNPTSNQVLDTNVTKEKLVRDIKTLVEIKQKFSELARKIKINKDLLMAAGCIKMTNTSYSEPAQNSKLSLKQTAKIQSGPQVTPVTPENAERQPPMVVESIETNKTQCMMNSDIREVNCRRFNQVDSVLPNPVYTEKRPMPDLSHDVKVLTSKTSTVEMTQAVLNTRLSSENVTKVEQNSPAVCETISVPKSMSTEEYKSKIQNENMLLLALLSQARKTQKTVLKEANQTIQDSKPDSCEMNPNTQMAGNQLNLKTMETPSTSNVSGKVLDNSFCSGQESSTKGMPAKSDSCSMEVLATCLSLWKKQPSETTKEKQCDKLRTNTTVVGISKPANIHVKSPCSVVGNSNSQNKISNPSQQTALSMVVHNYESSGINITKGTELQIAVVSPLVLSEVKTLSVKGITPAALPETVYPVIKEGSVCSLQNQLAENAKAAAALKVDVSGPVASIATSTKTFPLTQKEKQNESTNGNSEVTPNVNQGKHNKLESAIHSPMNDQQTSQESRNSTVVSSDVLQIDNICSLVEGDTSYNSQIAKIFSSLPLKMVEPQKPSVPNQQGNGSREPEKQLDNTPENKDFGFQKDKPVQCTDVSHKICDQSKLEPPLESSCNNLETNRGILEKSSVEHATEKSTANDTCSLAAIQEDIYPQEIDASGNYTPQDPARNEIHNGKAPVLYLHDQLSELLKEFPYGIEAVNTHQGSVGQQTAYQTSEDQTADKTSSDSKDPADQIQITILSSEQMKEIFPEQDDQPCVVEDLAEPQKEELITEVVTQAPAGGESRDSVVPDSEKDDIHCCALGWLSMVYEGVPQCQCNSIKNSTSEEEKQKEQCSLETNSCKQGERTSDRDVTVVQFKSLVVNNPKTPPTPPHGKSHFPELQDNNRKDTSKTKHKSLPRTEQELTAGQFSSKCDKLDPLQNHKRRNLRFHEVTFHSSNKMTPSYEQASQETQQKKHTTQNSRPLKAKTAFLPNKDLFKKHSSLGQLSSPEKIKLKFKSVSFKQKRKLDQGNVLDMEVKKKKHDKQEQKGSVGATFKLGDSLSNPNERAIVKEKIVSNTKSVDTKASSSKFSKILTPKEYLQRQKHKEAMSNKASKKTCVKNVPCDSEHTRPSKLAVQVGSCGKSNEKHSSGVQTSKESLNGVTSHGKNLKIHHSQESKTYNILRNVKEKVGGKQPDKIWIDKTKLDKKLTNISNEAQFSQMPPQVKDQNKLYLNRVAFKCTERESICLTKLESSPRKLHKEKRQENKHKTFLPVRGNTEKSNMLEFKLCPDTLLKNTNSVEEQKDVKPHPRKEQAPVQVSGIKSTKEDWLKCVATRKRTQKDSQEKDNVNSRLSKRSFSADGFEMLQNPVRDSKEMFQTYRQMYLEKRSRSLGSSPVK from the exons CCCAAACAACTAACTCACAATTTGCAGATGTCTTCAGGAGTTACACAAAATGTATGGTTGAACTCACCGATGAGGAATCCTGTGCATTCTCATATAGGGGCAACTGTATCTCATCAAACTGATTTTGGAACTAATGCACCCAATATGCCTGCACTACAGAGTCAACTGGTAACATCAGATACCTATTCTATGCAAATGCAAATGATCCCTTCTAATCCTACACGATTTCCTGTAGCTTACCAAGGAAATCAGGGACCTAACCAGTCTTTTTCAGAGCAACAGGTTGATTGGACACAACAGTGTATATCTAAGGGACTGACTTATCCAGATTACAGACCACCTCCAAAGCTGTACCGTTACTCACCACAAAGCTTTTTACAAGATTCTAccattcaaaaacaaaactttatgccACGTACTTCATTACAAGTTAAAAACAGTCAGCTTCCAAATTCTGTATTAACTTTACCATCAAAGCAGACTGCAGCTGTACCATCACAGCAGTATGCCACGCAAACTGACAAaagacctcctcctcctccttacaACTGTAGATACATAAGCCAGCCTTTGCAAAGTACTCAGCATGTTACTAAACACTTGTCTACAGAAGTTCCTCAGAGTCGAGAAATGCTCTCATCTGAAATAAGGAGCAGCTTTCAACAGCAGTGGCAAAACCCTAATGAAAATGTCAGCACAATTGGAAATTTCACTAACTTGAAAGTAAATACCACCAGTAAACAACCTCTTAATGATCCCATTAGATCTTCTGTGGATGGTGTTCAGACTCTTGCTCAAACTAATGAAGAGAAAATGGACTCTTGTAATCCAACTTCAAATCAAGTACTGGACACAAATGTCACAAAAGAAAAGCTAGTAAGGGATATTAAAACATTagtagaaataaaacagaagtttTCAGAACTTGcaaggaaaattaaaatcaataaagATCTTTTGATGGCAGCAGGTTGTATTAAAATGACTAATACTTCTTACAGTGAACCAGCTCAGAATTCTAagttgtctctaaaacaaactgCCAAAATCCAGTCTGGACCCCAGGTAACTCCAGTAACGCCAGAGAATGCAGAGAGACAACCACCAATGGTAGTGGAATCTATAGAAACAAATAAGACTCAATGTATGATGAATTCTGACATTCGGGAAGTCAATTGCAGAAGGTTTAACCAAGTTGATTCTGTTTTACCAAATCCTGTCTATACTGAAAAGCGGCCAATGCCAGACCTGTCTCATGATGTGAAAGTTCTCACTTCAAAGACATCAACTGTTGAGATGACCCAGGCAGTGTTGAATACTCGGCTTTCATCAGAAAATGTTACCAAAGTTGAGCAGAATTCACCAGCAGTTTGTGAAACAATTTCTGTTCCTAAGTCCATGTCCACTGAGGAATATAagtcaaaaattcaaaatgaaaatatgctaCTTCTCGCTTTGCTTTCACAGGCACGTAAGACTCAGAAGACAGTGTTAAAAGAAGCTAATCAAACTATTCAGGATTCTAAACCAGACAGTTGTGAAATGAATCCAAATACCCAAATGGCTGGTAACCAACTGAATTTGAAGACCATGGAAACTCCAAGTACTTCTAATGTAAGTGGCAAGGTTTTGGACAACTCTTTTTGCAGTGGACAAGAATCCTCAACAAAAGGAATGCCTGCTAAAAGTGACAGCTGTTCCATGGAAGTGCTAGCAACCTGTCTTTCCTTGTGGAAAAAGCAACCTTCagaaactacaaaagaaaagcaGTGTGATAAACTCAGAACAAACACAACAGTAGTTGGAATTTCAAAACCTGCTAACATCCACGTTAAGAGTCCTTGTTCGGTTGTGGGAAATTCCAATTCtcagaataaaataagtaatcCCTCACAACAGACAGCTTTATCGATGGTAGTGCACAATTATGAGTCTTCAGGTATAAATATAACAAAGGGAACAGAACTTCAGATTGCTGTAGTGTCACCGTTAGTTCTGTCAGAGGTCAAAACATTGTCTGTCAAAGGAATAACACCTGCAGCATTACCTGAAACAGTGTATCCTGTTATTAAAGAAGGTAGTGTCTGCAGTCTACAAAATCAATTGGCAGAAAATGCAAAGGCAGCTGCTGCTTTGAAAGTCGATGTTAGTGGACCAGTAGCAAGTATAGCAACATCAACCAAGACTTTTCCACTAACTCAGAAGGAAAAGCAGAATGAGTCAACAAATGGTAATTCAGAAGTTACACCTAATGTCAATCAAGGAAAGCATAACAAATTAGAGTCAGCTATCCATTCTCCTATGAACGATCAGCAGACCTCACAGGAATCAAGGAATAGTACTGTTGTGAGTAGTGATGTATTACAGATTGACAATATTTGTTCTCTGGTTGAAGGTGATACCTCTTACAATTCCCAAATAGCAAAGATATTCAGCTCTCTTCCTTTGAAAATGGTTGAGCCACAGAAACCTTCTGTACCCAATCAGCAAGGGAATGGCAGCagagaaccagaaaaacaattagaTAATACACCTGAAAATAAAGACTTTGGTTTTCAGAAAGATAAACCTGTACAGTGCACAGATGTTTCACATAAAATATGTGATCAGTCAAAGTTAGAGCCACCCTTAGAGTCATCTTGTAACAATCTTGAAACAAACAGAGGAATTCTAGAGAAAAGTAGTGTGGAGCATGCCACTGAAAAAAGCACAGCTAATGATACATGCTCGTTGGCTGCTATTCAGGAGGATATTTACCCTCAGGAAATAGATGCATCCGGCAATTATACTCCCCAAGATCCTGCAAGAAATGAAATTCACAATGGTAAGGCACCTGTCTTATACCTACACGACCAGCTGTCAGAACTTTTAAAAGAGTTTCCTTATGGCATTGAGGCTGTGAATACACATCAAGGTTCTGTGGGCCAGCAAACTGCATACCAGACCTCAGAAGATCAAACTGCTGATAAAACCAGTTCTGACTCCAAAGACCCAGCAGATCAAATACAAATTACAATATTAAGCTCAgagcaaatgaaagaaatatttcctgAACAGGATGATCAACCCTGTGTAGTAGAGGACTTGGCAGAACCTCAGAAAGAAGAACTCATCACAGAAGTAGTTACCCAGGCACCTGCAGGAGGGGAAAGTCGTGATTCTGTGGTACCGGACTCAGAGAAAGACGATATCCACTGCTGTGCATTGGGATGGCTCTCCATGGTTTACGAAGGAGTACCCCAGTGTCAGTGTAATTCCATCAAGAACTCAACTtcagaggaagagaaacaaaaagagcaGTGTTCTTTGGAGACCAACAGTTGTAAACAAGGAGAGAGAACCTCTGATAGAGATGTCACTGTTGTTCAATTTAAGAGCCTTGTTGTAAATAATCCAAAGACTCCTCCAACTCCTCCACATGGGAAAAGTCATTTTCCTGAACTACAAGACAACAATAGAAAAGATAcatccaaaacaaaacataaaagctTACCAAGGACAGAACAAGAATTAACTGCTGGTCAGTTTTCATCTAAATGTGATAAACTAGATCCCTTgcaaaatcacaaaagaagaaaccTGAGGTTTCACGAGGTAACCTTTCACTCTAGTAATAAAATGACACCATCTTATGAACAAGCTTCTCAAGAAACCCAACAGAAGAAACATACAACACAGAACTCACGtccattaaaagcaaaaacagctTTTTTGCCAAATAAAGATCTATTTAAGAAGCATAGTTCTTTGGGACAGTTGTCATCaccagaaaagataaaattgaaattCAAATCAGTTAGCTTCAAACAAAAACGGAAGTTAGACCAAGGGAATGTATTAGATATGGAagtaaagaagaagaaacatgaTAAACAAGAACAGAAAGGAAGTGTGGGAGCTACATTCAAATTAGGTGACTCTTTGTCAAACCCAAACGAAAGAGccattgttaaagaaaagataGTATCAAATACTAAGTCTGTAGACACGAAAGCGAGTTCATCTAAATTTAGTAAAATTCTAACTCCTAAGGAGTATTTACAAAGGCAGAAGCATAAAGAAGCTATGAGTAATAAAGCATCGAAGAAAACCTGTGTGAAAAATGTACCATGTGATTCTGAACATACGAGACCAAGTAAACTTGCTGTGCAGGTTGGAAGTTGTGGGAAATCAAATGAGAAACACAGCAGCGGTGTACAGACCTCTAAAGAATCATTAAATGGCGTGACAAGCCATGGTAAAAACCTCAAAATCCACCATTCTCAGGAGTCTAAAACATACAACATTCTAAggaatgttaaagaaaaagttgGTGGGAAGCAGCCTGACAAAATATGGATTGATAAGACTAAATTAGACAAGAAATTAACCAATATAAGCAATGAAGCTCAATTCAGCCAAATGCCTCCCCAAGtaaaagatcaaaataaattatatctgAATAGAGTTGCGTTTAAATGCACTGAACGTGAGAGCATTTGTCTCACCAAATTAGAAAGTTCACCCAGGAAGCTTCATAAAGAGAAGAGACAGGAAAATAAACATAAGACCTTTTTGCCTGTGAGAGGTaacacagaaaaatcaaacatGCTGGAGTTTAAATTATGTCCAGATACCTTACTAAAGAATACAAACTCTGTGGAGGAACAGAAGGATGTAAAGCCTCATCCCAGGAAGGAGCAAGCCCCTGTGCAAG tttcaggaataaaaagtacaaaagaagaCTGGTTAAAATGTGTTGCTACAAGGAAAAGGACACAGAAAGACAGCCAAGAGAAAG aTAATGTTAATTCAAGACTCTCAAAGAGAAGCTTCAGTGCAGATGGATTTGAGATGCTACAAAACCCAGTAAGAGattcaaaagaaatgtttcaaaCCTACAGACAGATGTACCTGGAGAAGAGAAGCAGAAGCCTTGGTAGCAGTCCTGTGAAATAA